A single Vulpes lagopus strain Blue_001 chromosome 3, ASM1834538v1, whole genome shotgun sequence DNA region contains:
- the LOC121488060 gene encoding guanylate-binding protein 4-like: protein MVLALPHLDSEAIFTAESSQYEELQQQYMDLLQIKNELEESCIKKDKLLRDVQQALAEEQAKREAAEKEKQLLEERCKQLQKRVELLEKCFKESMIQMKEQIKREREVLLKEQNKRIERLEAQMKNMTNNRKSAKNYPTLMEMADDSEEDIPQPSWWSKICELIQELCSLIVKFFSCG from the exons ATGGTCCTGGCACTACCACATCTGGACAGTGAGGCAATCTTCACAGCGGAGTCCTCCCAATATGAGGAATTACAGCAGCAGTACATG GACTTGCTGCAGATAAAGAATGAACTAGAAGAAAGCTGTATAAAGAAAGATAAGCTTCTCCGTGATGTACAACAAGCCTTAGCAG AAGAGCAGGCCAAAAGAGAGGCAGCTGAGAAGGAAAAGCAGCTTCTTGAGGAAAGGTGTAAACAGCTGCAGAAAAGGGTAGAgcttctagaaaaatgtttcaagGAATCTATGATCCAAATGAAAGAgcagataaagagagaaagagaagtcctTCTGAAAGAGCAGAATAAGAGGATTGAGAGGCTTGAG GCCCAAATGAAAAACATGACTAATAATCGGAAAAGCGCTAAAAACTACCCCACTCTAATGGAAATGGCAGATGACAGTGAAGAAGATATTCCGCAGCCTTCATGGTGGTCTAAAATTTGTGAGCTGATACAAGAGTTGTGTTCCCTAATTGTCAAGTTTTTCTCTTGTGGATAA